The following coding sequences lie in one Bicyclus anynana chromosome 21, ilBicAnyn1.1, whole genome shotgun sequence genomic window:
- the LOC112050535 gene encoding juvenile hormone esterase isoform X1, with amino-acid sequence MWLIQCVVPVVAVFVIHAHSVSGGCAVRVRLQAGWACGVRRDTDSGEAFASFLGVPYAQQPLGDRRFSELEPVRPWHHVYNATAERARCPQHDVFYGSLLGPGDVSEACIYANIHVPLDALPTHNTTSRRAREVPSPFKTGYADRAEARPALPVLVFIHGGGFAFGSYGTALHGAEYLMRRRVIVITFNYRLNVFGFLSLNSASIPGNNGLRDAVTLLKWVRANAKSFGGDPDDVTLAGQSAGASMAHLLSMSTAAEGLFKRVILMSGIGVSSFFTTSPLYAEFVANLFLSNLGLNATDPEHTHRQLVKLPLRDIMEANRQVQDLLGITAFMPVVESPHAGFTRILDDDPEVLLAKGRGKHLPLIIGYTDRECESFRPNFEKIDILNRIKENPTLILSPSLIFKVPPKIALDMAKRSIKRYFDDEPSMDKYIKSCSDTFYVYPAFKLADKRASQDSAAVFLYQYSYTADFSAVQYSKGMHFEGAGHVEDMTFVFRPNSMEGAKGFSPATHNDQLMSEWMTEFVSNFMRCNDPTCNQYAISKWPATEKDLVPLKHQDIRMPRSYQFTDIPKEQQETMQFFDSLENQTD; translated from the exons CGCACAGCGTAAGTGGCGGCTGTGCGGTCCGCGTGCGGTTGCAGGCGGGCTgggcgtgcggcgtgcggcgcgACACTGACAGCGGCGAAGCCTTCGCCAGCTTCCTCGGAGTGCCCTACGCGCAGCAGCCTCTTGGGGACAGGAGGTTTAGT GAACTGGAGCCCGTGAGGCCGTGGCACCACGTGTACAACGCGACGGCGGAGAGGGCTCGGTGCCCGCAGCACGACGTGTTCTACGGCAGCCTGCTGGGCCCCGGCGATGTCAGCGAGGCCTGCATCTACGCCAACATACACGTGCCGCTCGATGCGCTCCCCACGCACAACACCACGAG CAGGCGAGCGCGAGAGGTTCCATCGCCGTTCAAGACGGGCTACGCCGACCGGGCGGAGGCGCGGCCGGCGCTGCCCGTGCTGGTGTTCATCCACGGCGGCGGCTTCGCCTTCGGCTCGTACGGGACAGCGCTGCACGGGGCGGAGTACCTGATGCGCAGGCGCGTCATCGTCATCACGTTTAATTACAG GCTGAACGTGTTCGGCTTCTTATCGCTCAACTCTGCAAGCATTCCCGGAAACAACGGCCTGCGCGACGCGGTCACGCTGCTCAAGTGGGTGCGCGCCAACGCCAAGTCCTTCGGCGGAGACCCGGATGACGTCACGCTGGCGGGGCAGAGCGCCGGGGCTAGCATGGCGCACCTGCTCTCTATGTCTACCGCTGCTGAAGGCCTATTCAAAAG ggTGATACTAATGAGCGGTATCGGCGTGAGCAGCTTCTTCACCACTTCACCGCTGTACGCAGAGTTTGTGGCCAACCTGTTCCTCTCCAACCTCGGCCTCAACGCGACGGACCCGGAGCACACTCACCGACAGCTGGTCAAGTTGCCGCTGCGGGACATCATGGAAGCGAATCGGCAAGTGCAGGACCTGCTCGGCATCACGGCCTTCATGCCAGTGGTCGAATCACCGCACGCAGGCTTCACCAGAATATTAGACGACGACCCGGAGGTGCTGCTGGCCAAAGGCCGCGGGAAACATTTGCCGCTCATCATAGGATACACGGACAGAGAGTGCGAATCTTTCAGACCGAACTTCGAAAAAATCGACATACTGAACCGCATTAAGGAGAATCCAACCTTAATTCTGTCTCCCAGTCTTATCTTCAAAGTTCCTCCGAAGATCGCGTTGGATATGGCTAAAAGATCGATAAAGAGGTACTTCGACGACGAGCCTAGTATggataaatacataaaaagctGCTCCGATACGTTTTACGTGTATCCAGCATTCAAATTGGCGGATAAGAGAGCGTCACAAGACAGCGCTGCGGTGTTCCTGTACCAGTACTCGTACACGGCAGACTTCAGCGCGGTGCAGTACTCCAAAGGGATGCATTTCGAGGGTGCGGGGCACGTGGAGGATatgactttcgtcttcaggcccAACTCCATGGAGGGAGCGAAAGGTTTCTCACCGGCTACACACAATGACCAACTCATGTCGGAATGGATGACCGAGTTCGTCAGTAACTTCATGCGTTGCAA CGACCCTACATGCAACCAGTATGCGATATCAAAATGGCCAGCAACGGAGAAGGACTTAGTACCACTAAAACACCAAGACATCCGAATGCCCAGGAGCTATCAATTCACTGATATCCCGAAGGAGCAACAAGAGACCATGCAGTTCTTCGACAGTTTAGAAAACCAGACAGATTGA
- the LOC112050535 gene encoding juvenile hormone esterase isoform X2 produces the protein MWLIQCVVPVVAVFVIHAHSVSGGCAVRVRLQAGWACGVRRDTDSGEAFASFLGVPYAQQPLGDRRFSELEPVRPWHHVYNATAERARCPQHDVFYGSLLGPGDVSEACIYANIHVPLDALPTHNTTRRAREVPSPFKTGYADRAEARPALPVLVFIHGGGFAFGSYGTALHGAEYLMRRRVIVITFNYRLNVFGFLSLNSASIPGNNGLRDAVTLLKWVRANAKSFGGDPDDVTLAGQSAGASMAHLLSMSTAAEGLFKRVILMSGIGVSSFFTTSPLYAEFVANLFLSNLGLNATDPEHTHRQLVKLPLRDIMEANRQVQDLLGITAFMPVVESPHAGFTRILDDDPEVLLAKGRGKHLPLIIGYTDRECESFRPNFEKIDILNRIKENPTLILSPSLIFKVPPKIALDMAKRSIKRYFDDEPSMDKYIKSCSDTFYVYPAFKLADKRASQDSAAVFLYQYSYTADFSAVQYSKGMHFEGAGHVEDMTFVFRPNSMEGAKGFSPATHNDQLMSEWMTEFVSNFMRCNDPTCNQYAISKWPATEKDLVPLKHQDIRMPRSYQFTDIPKEQQETMQFFDSLENQTD, from the exons CGCACAGCGTAAGTGGCGGCTGTGCGGTCCGCGTGCGGTTGCAGGCGGGCTgggcgtgcggcgtgcggcgcgACACTGACAGCGGCGAAGCCTTCGCCAGCTTCCTCGGAGTGCCCTACGCGCAGCAGCCTCTTGGGGACAGGAGGTTTAGT GAACTGGAGCCCGTGAGGCCGTGGCACCACGTGTACAACGCGACGGCGGAGAGGGCTCGGTGCCCGCAGCACGACGTGTTCTACGGCAGCCTGCTGGGCCCCGGCGATGTCAGCGAGGCCTGCATCTACGCCAACATACACGTGCCGCTCGATGCGCTCCCCACGCACAACACCACGAG GCGAGCGCGAGAGGTTCCATCGCCGTTCAAGACGGGCTACGCCGACCGGGCGGAGGCGCGGCCGGCGCTGCCCGTGCTGGTGTTCATCCACGGCGGCGGCTTCGCCTTCGGCTCGTACGGGACAGCGCTGCACGGGGCGGAGTACCTGATGCGCAGGCGCGTCATCGTCATCACGTTTAATTACAG GCTGAACGTGTTCGGCTTCTTATCGCTCAACTCTGCAAGCATTCCCGGAAACAACGGCCTGCGCGACGCGGTCACGCTGCTCAAGTGGGTGCGCGCCAACGCCAAGTCCTTCGGCGGAGACCCGGATGACGTCACGCTGGCGGGGCAGAGCGCCGGGGCTAGCATGGCGCACCTGCTCTCTATGTCTACCGCTGCTGAAGGCCTATTCAAAAG ggTGATACTAATGAGCGGTATCGGCGTGAGCAGCTTCTTCACCACTTCACCGCTGTACGCAGAGTTTGTGGCCAACCTGTTCCTCTCCAACCTCGGCCTCAACGCGACGGACCCGGAGCACACTCACCGACAGCTGGTCAAGTTGCCGCTGCGGGACATCATGGAAGCGAATCGGCAAGTGCAGGACCTGCTCGGCATCACGGCCTTCATGCCAGTGGTCGAATCACCGCACGCAGGCTTCACCAGAATATTAGACGACGACCCGGAGGTGCTGCTGGCCAAAGGCCGCGGGAAACATTTGCCGCTCATCATAGGATACACGGACAGAGAGTGCGAATCTTTCAGACCGAACTTCGAAAAAATCGACATACTGAACCGCATTAAGGAGAATCCAACCTTAATTCTGTCTCCCAGTCTTATCTTCAAAGTTCCTCCGAAGATCGCGTTGGATATGGCTAAAAGATCGATAAAGAGGTACTTCGACGACGAGCCTAGTATggataaatacataaaaagctGCTCCGATACGTTTTACGTGTATCCAGCATTCAAATTGGCGGATAAGAGAGCGTCACAAGACAGCGCTGCGGTGTTCCTGTACCAGTACTCGTACACGGCAGACTTCAGCGCGGTGCAGTACTCCAAAGGGATGCATTTCGAGGGTGCGGGGCACGTGGAGGATatgactttcgtcttcaggcccAACTCCATGGAGGGAGCGAAAGGTTTCTCACCGGCTACACACAATGACCAACTCATGTCGGAATGGATGACCGAGTTCGTCAGTAACTTCATGCGTTGCAA CGACCCTACATGCAACCAGTATGCGATATCAAAATGGCCAGCAACGGAGAAGGACTTAGTACCACTAAAACACCAAGACATCCGAATGCCCAGGAGCTATCAATTCACTGATATCCCGAAGGAGCAACAAGAGACCATGCAGTTCTTCGACAGTTTAGAAAACCAGACAGATTGA
- the LOC112050544 gene encoding fatty acyl-CoA hydrolase precursor, medium chain-like, whose protein sequence is MHVMCLVLLYWTEASLQNIVSTAQGQIQGVTRDGYVSYTGIPYASVKEGAGGRFKRGGIAPVWAHVRQPHECQCSARAAAEECLQLDVHAPPGAAQPVLAWLAGAGPYDAARLAREGIIVVIVRHRLGPQGFLCSSEDHIPGNAGVKDVLLALRWIRDNIVAFNGNANNVVLGGQGFGAAIAEALTLTPTAQGLFHGVILQSGTVLAPWAFNFDADDRAKLLRMKFNGSKEILTRATAEDLNTKADQLALPYLPFGMCVENSIKNEERLIPRSPYEILSKGVEIAVPMIMGFNNNEGYIFVSTLKEARVTRRMTKDMSFLLPVELQSNKRNAPKMMREVDEMYFANNKTMAAVLAYHRDAYFLSHIHRSVMFHASAPPPVYYYQFSHAGSGGVEEEPGMAKRGAAHSDELAYLFPSKGRDMEGDDGVVQGHIVRLWTNFIKKLNPTPPNAGNTLWSPLNPHDPKVLDIGVELAMVDFPYRKEAQMWEDIYEKYYFDRRERRY, encoded by the exons ATGCATGTGATGTGTTTGGTCCTATTGTACTGGACAGAGGCTTCTCTTCAGAACATAGTGAGCACTGCCCAGGGACAAATACAGGGAGTGACGCGGGACGGATACGTGTCGTATACGGGGATACCCTACGCCTCCGTCAAGGAAGGGGCTGGTGGCAGATTCAAG CGCGGGGGCATAGCGCCCGTGTGGGCGCACGTCCGGCAGCCGCACGAGTGCCAGTGCTCGGCGCGCGCTGCGGCGGAGGAGTGCCTGCAGCTGGACGTGCACGCGCCGCCCGGCGCCGCGCAGCCCGTGCTGGCGTGGCTGGCGGGCGCGGGCCCCTACGACGCGGCCCGCCTGGCCAGGGAGGGGATCATCGTGGTTATAGTCCGCCACAG ATTGGGACCACAAGGTTTCCTATGCTCCAGCGAAGACCACATCCCAGGTAACGCTGGAGTCAAAGATGTGTTGCTAGCATTGCGGTGGATCCGGGATAACATCGTGGCGTTCAATGGAAACGCTAACAATGTGGTGCTAGGCGGGCAGGGCTTCGGCGCGGCCATAGCAGAAGCCTTGACCTTGACACCAACTGCCCAAGGATTATTCCACGGCGTCATATTACAGAGCGGAACTGTCCTAGCTCCGTGGGCGTTCAACTTCGACGCAGACGACCGAGCCAAGCTTTTGAGGATGAAGTTTAATGGGAGCAAAGAAATATTAACACGAGCAACTGCGGAGGACCTTAATACTAAAGCTGATCAATTGGCGCTCCCCTATCTACCGTTTGGTATGTGCGTCGAGAATTCAATAAAGAATGAAGAACGATTGATCCCCAGATCACCCTACGAGATATTATCTAAGGGAGTAGAGATAGCTGTGCCAATGATAATGGGATTCAACAACAATGAAGGTTACATATTTGTCTCAACGCTCAAAGAAGCAAGGGTTACCAGGAGGATGACCAAAGATATGTCGTTTCTGCTGCCCGTAGAACTGCAGTCAAACAAAAGGAATGCTCCTAAAATGATGAGAGAAGTCGATGAGATGTACTTTGCTAATAATAAGACGATGGCCGCTGTGTTGGCGTACCACAG GGATGCCTATTTCTTAAGCCACATCCATAGGAGTGTAATGTTCCACGCCTCCGCTCCACCGCCGGTATATTACTACCAGTTCTCTCACGCCGGCTCCGGTGGCGTGGAGGAAGAGCCGGGGATGGCCAAGCGAGGAGCGGCCCACTCCGACGAGCTGGCGTATCTGTTTCCGTCCAAAGGAAGAGACATGGAAGGAGACGATGGCGTCGTTCAGGGACATATTGTACGACTTTGGactaatttcattaaaaagtt AAACCCAACACCACCGAACGCTGGGAATACATTGTGGAGTCCACTCAACCCTCATGACCCCAAGGTGCTCGACATCGGTGTAGAGTTGGCAATGGTAGACTTCCCATACAGAAAAGAAGCGCAGATGTGGGAGGACATCTACGAGAAATACTATTTCGACAGAAGAGAGCGCCGATATTGA
- the LOC112050536 gene encoding neuroligin-4, Y-linked-like — MVASDPVLVTTSFGEVLGRETDGVLQFFDIPYGKFESVKPFQEPDLPNNWTTTRDKLKHNSLCPQMKDGIYEYNYDEENDCLSLSIFTPSKTDPSGKSEKFAVLFHIHDSSYASGSGDPNVYNPKNLVDNNIILVLPNYRLGALGFMCLLNETAPGNAALKDLALALNWIKNEIEKFGGNSSNIVVSGAGVGGALVEYLLISNTSRKYISRAITESGFSLSPWAIDRNPLATASPLKDLLKDTLDIRDIVTESTNIEFRPCIEKENGFITESPWQLLKEIKIELTYMVGTVNHAAWHRAVERVATEDRVSMLNSNASLFLPDDLVFHNDDERQQIGRQVRSLYFGARNITATDVNQLSQLITDSEYLNPGLRGARLLLEGGSEVYFYEYSFNNPALTPGFNASTRGNSLDFVFGRDPVPESTDSMKNVMIDLWTSFIKTG; from the exons ATGG TTGCAAGTGACCCAGTCTTGGTTACAACGTCCTTCGGCGAGGTACTAGGGCGGGAGACTGATGGCGTATTACAATTCTTCGATATACCCTATGGAAAATTTGAATCGGTCAAACCATTCCAG GAGCCCGACTTACCGAATAATTGGACTACAACACGGGATAAACTGAAACACAACTCTCTGTGCCCTCAAATGAAGGAcggtatatacgagtataattatgACGAGGAAAACGATTGCCTCTCTTTAAGTATTTTCACACCTTCCAAAACCGATCCTTCAGGTAAAAGTGAGAAATTTGCCGTGCTGTTCCACATTCATGACAGTTCCTACGCTTCTGGCAGCGGAGATCCTAACGTTTACAACCCGAAAAATTTGGTcgacaataatattattctggTACTACCGAATTACAGACTCGGAGCATTAGGATTTATGTGTTTACTAAACGAGACTGCGCCGGGCAACGCCGCCCTCAAGGACTTGGCTCTCGCGTTGAATTGGATTAAAAATGAGATAGAAAAATTCGGCGGTAACTCTTCCAACATCGTGGTGAGCGGTGCGGGCGTGGGCGGCGCTTTGGTGGAGTATTTACTGATATCTAACACGTCGAGAAAGTATATTTCCAGGGCCATCACAGAGAGCGGTTTCAGTCTTTCGCCGTGGGCTATCGATAGAAACCCTTTAGCGACTGCGAGTCCCTTAAAAGATCTATTAAAGGATACACTGGATATTAGAGACATAGTAACTGAGAGTACTAATATAGAGTTTAGACCGTGTATTGAAAAAGAGAACGGTTTCATAACGGAAAGCCCGTGGCAATTGTTGAAGGAGATTAAAATAGAGCTAACGTATATGGTGGGGACGGTAAACCACGCAGCATGGCACAGAGCAGTGGAGCGGGTGGCAACAGAGGACCGAGTGTCCATGTTGAATAGTAACGCGTCGCTGTTTCTGCCCGATGATCTCGTGTTCCACAACGACGACGAGAGACAACAAATCGGAAGGCAAGTGAGATCTTTATACTTCGGTGCGAGAAATATCACCGCGACTGATGTAAATCAGCTTTCCCAGTTGATCACTGACAGCGAATATCTAAATCCAGGATTACGCGGTGCGAGATTGCTATTAGAAGGTGGATCGGAGGTGTATTTCTATGAGTATTCCTTCAATAATCCAGCATTGACACCAGGCTTTAATGCATCTACTCGAGGCAATTCATTGGACTTTGTGTTTGGCCGAGACCCTGTTCCTGAAAGTACGGATAGTATGAAAAATGTAATGATTGATTTGTGGACAAGCTTTATAAAGACAGGGTAA